The region TTTtagtgatttttaaaaacatatatttgagagaaaaaaacctTACGTTATGCCTCGATAAAGGTGTTATACCTtagtctgttaaaaaaaaaccaaacacattttggggggagaaCTCACAAACACCGACTTTCAATTTTCTGTGGGAAGACTTCCCTTCATGTAAACGGGTTAAAAGGAttacttttggagaataagccttattttattttattacaatttttttaaagagtacaTTTCAGAATTTTCATAATTAGGCTTTTTTTTAGGGAAAGCTTGTTTTCCTACGGTCACGTTTTTCAGAGGAAAGGTACTAAAAGAAACCAAAAGCGAGATTACGGAGCGGCACGTGTGACCGCGGCGGCCTTTTTTCACTGGTGGCTGTGTTGAGGATTCACCGTTCACgtgttttcattgaattttgAGAACTGGCAACTCTGGATGGCCCATTTGTTTTGGAGACGCGGTTGTGGTCTTACCTTCTCGTACTTCTCCTTGAGTTTGGCCGCCTTCTTCTCAAAGGGCTGCTTGTTCTCGGCCGAGGTTCTGTTCCACATCTCGCCCAGCCTCTTGGCCACGTCGCCGATGGTCAGGCCCGGAGTCTCGCCCTTCACCTTGGGACGGTACTCGGCGCAGAAGATGAAGAAGGCGGACCTGCAACAAAAAGCGGGTGGCTCGCCCGTGGTCCTGTCCAGGGTCTCCCGCCGTCCCTCACTTACGGGGGCCTCTTGGGGGCGTTGGGGTCCTTgaacttcttcttctttcctccGCGGGCCGGCACGTAGCTCATCATCTCCCGCTCGTAACGAGCCTTGTCCAGCTTGGCCAGGTCCTCAAACTTGCCCTTCTCCTTGGCCGACATTGTCTGCCGTGCGGGGGGCAGAGAGAAGACATGACattgaacatttgaaattcTCTGCCACTGCAGTACTCGGTCAAAGTTGACATTGGAAAACATGCGCGCAATCCAAAAACAACTCCTAAAGTTGTTCAATCCgaaatttcaattcatttacCGGTAGAGACATTCGCCATCACTCGGGGTCAAACTTAAGAAGTCTTCATTTTATATCCTTGGAGTCAATTTGAACCTCCAGCTACTTTTTCTCAAAaaaagtttgtaaaaaaaataaaataaataataataataaaaatatatgcgTGCTAAAAACATTAGTTGGGTTCAGCCCTGGGTCAAAGTGACCAATTTGTTAAGTATGAAGCAGAACGCCAATCACTCAATCACTCTGCTTCAAACGGACCCGGTGCGGCCCTCGCTCCTCTACCTTCCATCTCTCGGAGCACTTTTTGGAGAACTCGGCAAAGTTGACCGAGGCGTCGGGATGCTTCTTCTTGTGCTCCTCCCGGCACGTCTGCACAAAGTAGGCATAGGAGGACATCTTGCCCCTGGGCTTTGCCGGATCTTTCCTCATCCTGGCGTGGGAAAACACCTGAAGCCAAACGCTATATCTGCAATCCGAAATGGCAAttagaattgtgtgtgtgtgtgtgtgggggggggggggtgttattgaCAAACATTCACCTTTACAGTAATCGATCGTATATATGAATGCTAAtgtacatttgcattcattaatGAAGGCGACGTGTTCATTACGGCGCGGGTCAAAGCCCCCGCACATAAACACTTTGTGATGCGAGCAACTCTTTGCGTTGACGTGGAAGATTcgatccaaaaaaagaaaaaaagaaaaacacgaaCAAATGCGGCCGCGGTTATTGCGCACATCACACACAAGAGGAGCACAATCACACATTAAAGGGCTAAATTTGTTATCAAACACTTTATTGAAGCCTCGTCCCACCAACTCCTCTTCGTCTattcgaaagaaaaaaaaccccgcccccgccttccaaaaattgattaaaatttgttttttaaaattgtttttattgcgTTGAAATGTCGCCGTAAAGAGCGGCGGAAAGTTGCGAGAAAGGAGGAGGAGCGGTCGGCGAGTTTGCTGGTTATGGCGCTCGTGCTGGTCGGAAAAGGAGGTCACGCAACAACGACGACGGCGTTATttctccttccattttctgagaACGGCCTCGCGATGAAAGAAAGTGCCCCTCAAATGTCTCCTTCCGGCCCGCCGCGAGCTCCCGGGGTCCCGCCGAAAGCTCCGGCCGGCTGCCGGCCGTCCGCCCGGTCCTCTTCCATAGATCGCAGCCTCCCGCATTGGCTTGCTTGCGTTTGAACGGTTCCTAATGGCCGC is a window of Hippocampus zosterae strain Florida chromosome 16, ASM2543408v3, whole genome shotgun sequence DNA encoding:
- the hmgb1a gene encoding high mobility group protein B1a; this encodes MLENGGVKTLRIASHNSHCPALREPLAVLPYSVWLQVFSHARMRKDPAKPRGKMSSYAYFVQTCREEHKKKHPDASVNFAEFSKKCSERWKTMSAKEKGKFEDLAKLDKARYEREMMSYVPARGGKKKKFKDPNAPKRPPSAFFIFCAEYRPKVKGETPGLTIGDVAKRLGEMWNRTSAENKQPFEKKAAKLKEKYEKDVAAYRAKGKAGSGGAPAAKAAAKVEKDDEDDDDDEEDEDDEDEDDDDDDE